From Mucilaginibacter rubeus, a single genomic window includes:
- a CDS encoding tetratricopeptide repeat-containing sensor histidine kinase translates to MFIYKSFKQTIQSVITQVCLFFASLLLIISSCQQQPKGFLSSSAYNKAVDTATSMYDNGHQKAAADYLDSAFHHSNNLGFKQVYNYYFFIYTYAAHVKNDRKMALLYADSMLNIFDTPEKKLKFTSEYGQAHLSKGDVLFDERRYNEAYSYFYEGKVIANNNLDDCTMGDYSYRMGMILYKQEHYGRAASFFKKSFEETSSCEGNFNYFYRRQELLNNIGLSYSKLQRNDSAMYFYNKTLDYLKANAARFKDRPEMGEVSKGVVYGNIADVYMRQRKYDEAKDLLKKSIAINLRKGNDNNDAQFSELKLAAIYDKQNANDSLLNILNVIKLQFDSVKSPDAIQDWHLLMSNYFEKQNDHQQAMAHYKQYDELKDTITSENRKLKEADVAEQVKSLEKDNEFNNLKKNNELQHVYLRVTVVFALMLIIIISLIFLNWQKSKKNIKTLGSLNHQINHQNNHLENALNDLKLNNQEKDRILRTVAHDLRNPIGGIASLTSIMSEENYSDEQKELLGIIRETSFNSIELINEILEATESTSTTFNKEAVEINSLLSNSVELMRFKAAEKQQEINLALLNTPVEICISREKIWRVISNLISNAIKFSPEGSAILVMALELENEIQISVKDHGIGIPDKLKSQVFNMFTDAKRPGTSGEKSFGLGLSICRQIIEDHNGHIWFESDTENGTSFNFTLPKN, encoded by the coding sequence ATGTTTATATACAAAAGCTTTAAACAAACAATACAATCTGTTATTACACAGGTATGCTTGTTTTTTGCTTCCTTGTTGCTCATCATCAGTTCCTGCCAGCAACAACCTAAGGGTTTTCTTTCATCATCGGCTTACAATAAGGCTGTTGATACAGCTACGTCGATGTATGATAATGGTCATCAGAAAGCGGCTGCAGATTATCTTGATTCGGCCTTTCACCATTCCAACAATCTCGGCTTTAAACAGGTATATAATTATTACTTTTTTATTTATACCTACGCAGCTCATGTAAAGAATGATCGTAAAATGGCGTTGCTATATGCAGATAGCATGCTCAACATTTTTGACACGCCTGAAAAGAAGTTAAAATTCACCAGTGAGTACGGCCAGGCTCATCTTTCTAAAGGAGATGTGTTGTTTGATGAACGCCGCTACAACGAAGCATATAGCTATTTTTATGAGGGAAAAGTAATTGCCAACAACAACCTGGACGATTGTACTATGGGCGATTATAGTTACCGTATGGGCATGATCCTTTACAAACAGGAACACTATGGCCGTGCAGCTTCGTTTTTTAAGAAAAGTTTTGAGGAAACAAGTTCGTGTGAGGGAAACTTCAACTATTTTTATCGCCGCCAGGAGTTGCTGAATAACATTGGATTAAGCTACAGCAAGCTGCAAAGAAACGACAGCGCGATGTACTTTTATAACAAAACACTCGACTATCTTAAGGCTAACGCGGCCAGGTTTAAAGACCGCCCTGAAATGGGTGAAGTATCAAAAGGTGTTGTGTATGGTAACATCGCCGATGTTTATATGAGGCAGCGGAAATACGATGAAGCTAAAGACCTCTTAAAAAAGAGCATCGCTATCAACTTGCGTAAAGGCAATGATAATAATGATGCCCAGTTTTCTGAACTTAAACTTGCTGCGATATATGATAAGCAAAATGCTAATGACTCTTTATTAAACATTCTCAACGTTATAAAGCTACAGTTTGACAGCGTAAAAAGTCCTGACGCTATACAGGATTGGCATCTGTTAATGTCGAATTATTTTGAGAAACAGAATGATCATCAGCAGGCAATGGCGCATTATAAGCAATATGATGAGCTTAAGGATACCATCACAAGTGAAAACAGGAAACTAAAGGAAGCTGATGTAGCGGAACAGGTTAAAAGTCTTGAAAAAGACAATGAGTTTAATAACCTCAAGAAAAACAACGAATTACAACACGTCTACCTTAGGGTAACCGTTGTTTTTGCGTTGATGCTCATTATTATCATTTCCCTGATATTTTTGAATTGGCAAAAATCAAAAAAGAATATTAAGACGCTCGGAAGTCTTAACCACCAGATAAACCACCAAAACAATCACCTGGAAAATGCCCTTAATGATTTAAAGCTCAATAACCAGGAAAAAGACCGCATTTTGCGTACCGTTGCACATGATCTGCGTAACCCTATAGGCGGTATAGCATCGCTTACGAGTATAATGAGCGAGGAGAATTACAGCGACGAACAGAAAGAGCTCCTCGGCATAATCAGGGAAACCTCGTTTAACTCCATTGAGCTGATCAATGAAATACTTGAAGCCACCGAATCTACTTCAACAACATTCAATAAAGAAGCAGTTGAGATTAATTCTTTATTGAGTAATAGCGTTGAGCTTATGCGTTTTAAAGCCGCTGAGAAACAACAGGAGATCAATCTCGCTCTATTAAACACTCCGGTTGAGATCTGTATCAGTCGTGAAAAAATATGGAGGGTGATTAGCAACCTTATTAGCAATGCCATTAAATTCAGCCCGGAAGGATCGGCTATTTTAGTTATGGCGCTTGAACTGGAAAATGAAATACAAATTTCAGTAAAAGATCACGGCATCGGCATTCCTGATAAGCTGAAAAGCCAGGTATTTAATATGTTTACCGACGCCAAGCGCCCCGGTACTTCCGGCGAAAAATCGTTTGGTCTTGGGCTTTCCATCTGCAGGCAAATTATTGAAGATCACAACGGCCATATCTGGTTTGAAAGTGATACCGAAAATGGCACATCATTCAATTTCACACTGCCTAAAAATTAA
- a CDS encoding ATP-binding protein has translation MLLNHTIWLAFACLLAFNSCANNTRDTGNYSKQFKPIFDTVTSYNGEKSQPHRAIEYLDSAYKTVSRPYVSDRFRFYAFHFLYNLKALHDPKKAMPYADTMQAVAAESVTPDQHIALASEADFATGDAYSDMVKYDQAYRYFYKGYSIGKNAIDDAILAEYTYRMGMIMFKQGHFKEAANYFKISHRQSYAYTDDFRAFYQRQELLDNIGESYKNSGDIDSSRLYLNKALIYINENSTRFAERANLLEVARGVVYGNQGDLAMLVHDYPQASELLKKSIAINLKPGNDNRDAELTEIKLARLYLSTNKPAELYELLKSLRLQLDIINNDDAETSWNGLMSTYYLQRKDYQNSLFYLKNYSALKDSALKRTSSLKRTDVNQQQANFDKENQIENLKGHNKLQLVYICLAVLFSVMAVIIIFLVFRNLKRSKRDIVAIKKLNDQIQLQKNELENTLEEVNRGSREKDRILRAVAHDLRNPLGGIASLSAAMVDDAQDEEQTDLINLIKETSYNSLELINEILEAANTANVSFNKEWVEINSLISNSVDLLRFKAAEKDQDIMLSLLDTPTELLINREKIWRVISNLISNAIKFSPRGAVIYVIVNQKHQGVEICVKDYGIGIPDKLQQQVFNMFTEAKRPGTDGERSFGLGLSICRQIVEKHSGRIWLKSDLNNGSSFYVYLPAEVA, from the coding sequence GTGCTGCTCAATCATACTATATGGTTGGCGTTCGCATGTTTATTGGCTTTTAATTCCTGCGCAAATAACACCCGTGATACCGGCAACTATTCCAAACAGTTTAAGCCGATATTTGATACGGTAACGTCATATAACGGCGAAAAATCCCAGCCTCACAGGGCCATTGAATACCTCGATTCTGCATATAAAACAGTAAGCCGTCCTTATGTAAGTGACAGGTTCCGTTTTTACGCTTTTCATTTTCTTTATAATTTAAAAGCATTGCATGACCCTAAAAAGGCCATGCCCTATGCTGATACGATGCAGGCAGTAGCAGCAGAAAGCGTTACCCCCGATCAGCACATAGCCTTAGCATCTGAAGCGGATTTCGCGACTGGCGATGCCTATTCGGATATGGTGAAATACGATCAGGCTTACCGGTACTTTTACAAGGGCTATTCTATTGGCAAAAACGCCATTGACGACGCCATATTAGCCGAATACACCTACCGCATGGGTATGATTATGTTTAAACAGGGGCATTTTAAGGAAGCCGCTAATTATTTCAAGATCAGCCACAGGCAAAGCTACGCCTATACCGATGATTTTCGCGCCTTTTACCAACGTCAGGAACTTTTGGATAATATCGGCGAGAGCTATAAAAACAGCGGTGATATTGATAGCTCAAGGCTTTACTTAAACAAAGCACTAATTTACATTAACGAAAACAGCACAAGATTTGCTGAACGCGCAAACCTGCTTGAAGTTGCCAGAGGTGTAGTATACGGTAACCAGGGCGATTTAGCTATGCTTGTTCATGATTACCCCCAGGCAAGTGAGTTATTGAAGAAAAGTATCGCTATTAATTTAAAGCCCGGCAATGATAACCGCGATGCCGAATTAACCGAGATAAAACTTGCCCGGTTATACCTAAGCACCAATAAGCCAGCCGAACTCTATGAATTACTGAAAAGCCTGCGTCTCCAGCTTGATATTATAAATAATGACGACGCAGAAACCAGTTGGAACGGTTTAATGAGTACATATTACCTGCAAAGAAAGGACTATCAGAACAGCCTGTTTTATCTAAAAAATTACTCCGCTTTAAAAGACTCAGCACTGAAAAGGACATCCTCTTTGAAACGGACGGATGTAAACCAGCAACAGGCTAATTTCGACAAGGAAAATCAGATAGAAAACCTTAAAGGGCACAACAAACTGCAATTGGTATACATCTGCCTTGCTGTACTTTTTTCGGTGATGGCGGTAATTATTATCTTCCTTGTTTTCCGCAACCTGAAAAGATCTAAGCGGGATATCGTTGCGATAAAAAAGCTGAATGACCAGATCCAACTACAGAAAAACGAATTGGAGAACACCCTCGAAGAAGTAAACCGCGGAAGCCGTGAAAAAGACCGGATCCTGCGCGCCGTTGCTCACGACCTCCGCAACCCTCTTGGTGGCATAGCATCATTGTCAGCAGCAATGGTTGATGACGCACAAGATGAAGAACAAACAGACCTGATCAATCTCATTAAAGAAACTTCATACAATTCGCTCGAGCTTATTAATGAGATTTTGGAGGCTGCAAATACGGCTAACGTCTCCTTTAATAAGGAATGGGTTGAGATTAACAGCCTTATCAGTAATAGCGTCGACTTGTTGAGATTCAAGGCGGCTGAAAAAGATCAAGATATCATGCTTAGCCTGCTCGATACCCCTACAGAGCTATTGATAAACCGGGAAAAAATATGGCGCGTTATCAGTAACCTCATCAGCAACGCCATTAAATTTAGCCCAAGAGGAGCGGTTATTTATGTAATTGTAAACCAAAAGCACCAGGGGGTTGAAATATGTGTTAAAGATTATGGCATTGGTATTCCTGATAAATTACAGCAACAGGTGTTTAATATGTTCACCGAAGCCAAACGTCCCGGTACCGACGGCGAAAGATCATTTGGCCTTGGGCTTTCAATTTGCCGGCAAATAGTTGAAAAACATAGCGGCAGGATCTGGTTAAAGAGCGACCTAAACAACGGCTCCAGTTTTTACGTATATCTTCCTGCCGAAGTAGCATAA